In one Oryza glaberrima chromosome 2, OglaRS2, whole genome shotgun sequence genomic region, the following are encoded:
- the LOC127761478 gene encoding uncharacterized protein LOC127761478, whose product MAPRSDSATGGAAAAQAHGSDFDSIDPLFHVLRVLPFSFLRPPRTRLRLPSNLALPSPMTVFALILLTYFAVVSGLVYDVIVEPPGIGSVQDPATGAVRPVVFLPGRVNGQYIIEGLSSGIMFVIGGIGIILLDLAVDRNRPRSLRVSFGGSGVAAIVIAYAMAMLFLRIKIPGYLW is encoded by the coding sequence ATGGCCCCCAGATCGGAcagcgccaccggcggcgcggccgccgcccagGCCCACGGATCCGACTTCGACTCCATAGATCCCCTCTTCCACGTCCTCCGCGTgctccccttctccttcctccggccgccgcgcacCCGCCTGAGGCTGCCCTCCAACCTGGCGCTCCCCTCCCCCATGACCGTCTTCGCCCTCATCCTCCTCACCTACttcgccgtcgtctccggccTCGTCTACGACGTCATCGTCGAGCCCCCCGGCATCGGCAGCGTCCAGGAtcccgccaccggcgccgtccgccccgtcgtcttcctccccggccgcgtCAACGGCCAGTACATCATCGAGGGGCTCTCCTCCGGCATCATGTTCGTCATCGGCGGCATCGGGATCAtcctcctcgacctcgccgtcgaccgCAACAGGCCCCGGAGCCTTCGCGTCTCCTTCGGTGgctccggcgtcgccgccatcgtcatcgCGTACGCCATGGCCATGCTCTTCCTCCGCATCAAGATCCCGGGCTACCTATGGTGA
- the LOC127762508 gene encoding pentatricopeptide repeat-containing protein At5g39980, chloroplastic-like, translating to MTPWLPTSCSSPTSSTSPSARATRPRRSCSSPVFGARGAAGIKPDLKAYNAAIAAYCKSDLLRDTNRLLLHDMPSNGVAPDAESYSPMRRAGVAPSVVTYNTMLRVYGDAALFGEAVHLFGLMRSAASDGSDRGGSIIKPNVVTYNTMIAIYGMSLGDEKAGSLVQDMQANGISVQKFR from the coding sequence ATGACGCCGTGGCTCCCGACCTCGTGCTCTTCTCCAACCTCATCCACCTCGCCCTCCGCGAGGGCGACGCGCCCAAGGCGCTCGTGCTCTTCTCCCGTCTTCGGGGCGCGGGGTGCCGCCGGGATCAAGCCCGACCTCAAGGCCTAcaacgccgccatcgccgcgtaCTGCAAGTCTGACCTGCTCCGGGACACCAACCGGCTCCTCCTCCACGACATGCCCTCTAACGGCGTCGCGCCGGACGCGGAGTCATACTCCCCCATGCGCCGTGCTGGTGTCGCCCCGAGCGTGGTCACCTACAACACCATGCTCCGCGTGTACGGCGACGCCGCGCTGTTCGGGGAGGCGGTTCACCTGTTCGGCCTCATGCGCAGCGCCGCCTCCGATGGCAGCGACCGTGGTGGCAGCATCATCAAGCCGAACGTGGTGACGTACAACACCATGATCGCCATCTACGGCATGTCGCTGGGAGACGAGAAAGCCGGGAGCCTGGTGCAGGACATGCAAGCCAATGGCATTAGTGTCCAGAAGTTCAGATGA